One window from the genome of Alkalihalobacillus sp. LMS6 encodes:
- a CDS encoding Type 1 glutamine amidotransferase-like domain-containing protein, protein MNIFLIGGGECFPSQLNHMVQMKNGSSILIIPFATELEKRYRWLRRLIKSLAHNGFKSVDILHQDLSLKRMKEKINQADLLYFTGGRPEELIKILNQKNLTKVIQSHHGAIIGYSAGALALCEECLITKDHVYPETKLIQGVGLIPFTVEVHYSPAIDVELTLWSKGRTIYALPNGSSLFYDGEKIEVLGKIYVFQEGKKKLECTPF, encoded by the coding sequence TTGAACATTTTTTTAATAGGAGGAGGTGAATGTTTCCCTTCACAACTTAATCATATGGTTCAAATGAAAAATGGAAGCTCTATTCTCATTATTCCGTTTGCAACAGAATTAGAAAAAAGATATCGATGGCTACGACGCTTAATAAAATCACTTGCTCATAATGGATTTAAGTCAGTAGACATACTTCATCAAGACTTATCGTTAAAACGAATGAAGGAAAAAATTAACCAAGCTGATCTGTTATATTTCACAGGTGGAAGGCCAGAAGAGCTTATTAAAATTTTGAATCAAAAAAATTTAACGAAGGTTATTCAATCTCATCATGGTGCCATCATTGGCTATAGTGCAGGCGCACTTGCACTTTGTGAGGAGTGCTTAATCACAAAAGATCATGTTTATCCTGAGACCAAGCTTATACAAGGGGTAGGGCTTATTCCATTTACTGTCGAGGTTCATTATTCCCCAGCTATTGACGTTGAATTGACATTATGGTCAAAAGGTAGGACAATCTATGCGCTCCCAAATGGGTCGAGTCTATTCTACGATGGAGAAAAGATAGAGGTTCTTGGCAAAATATATGTCTTTCAAGAAGGAAAGAAAAAACTAGAATGCACACCATTCTAG
- a CDS encoding anti-sigma factor translates to MSERCNHLIDYINGQLTDTERKEFEAHLETCSTCQEELNEIKELTDDLGFDVDPVEPPSAMKDRVLAAAFAEKAPVDSQSTDDQDKTVTPIKEKQELPKRKKKRNWLIPTMAAALLLSLIGNVYTVNQLSGPGDTVVEPSVTVDSLVQRLSLQPAEETIPFEATASFVNKDQYQQLIVEADQLSQTEDTQVYQVWLLKDGDPYRAGTFTPAEDGSGMSTFDIDPSMGFDTIAITIEPDETSETPEGEIVLLEEL, encoded by the coding sequence ATGAGTGAACGTTGTAACCATTTAATTGACTACATTAACGGACAATTAACCGACACAGAACGAAAAGAATTTGAAGCGCATCTAGAAACATGTTCGACATGCCAAGAAGAATTAAATGAAATCAAAGAGCTTACGGATGACTTAGGGTTTGATGTTGATCCAGTTGAACCTCCATCAGCAATGAAAGACCGAGTTCTTGCAGCTGCGTTTGCTGAAAAAGCACCGGTAGATTCTCAGTCTACTGATGATCAAGATAAAACTGTTACTCCTATAAAAGAAAAACAAGAGTTACCAAAACGTAAAAAGAAAAGAAATTGGCTCATTCCGACAATGGCTGCCGCCTTATTACTGTCGCTAATTGGAAATGTCTATACCGTCAACCAATTAAGTGGTCCAGGAGACACGGTTGTGGAACCAAGCGTCACCGTAGATTCACTTGTACAGCGTTTGAGTCTCCAGCCGGCTGAAGAGACGATTCCATTTGAAGCGACTGCCTCTTTTGTTAATAAAGATCAATACCAACAGTTAATTGTTGAGGCAGACCAACTATCGCAAACAGAAGATACGCAAGTGTATCAAGTATGGTTGTTAAAAGATGGCGACCCATACCGGGCGGGTACATTCACACCTGCTGAAGATGGAAGTGGCATGTCTACATTCGACATCGACCCATCAATGGGCTTTGATACGATAGCGATTACGATTGAACCTGACGAAACAAGTGAAACCCCAGAAGGCGAGATTGTGTTATTAGAAGAACTTTAA
- a CDS encoding YdiU family protein: MGSSNNETNWRLDTSYKQLPEAFYSKQSFNEVPNPEVVIFNDPLAEHLSMPLDFLKANEGQELLAGNQLPDGREGLAQAYAGHQFGHFTMLGDGRALLLGEHITPEGERVDVQLKGSGRTVFSRGGDGRAALGPMLREYIMSEGMHGLGIPTTRSLAVMKTGQYVRREERLPGAVLTRIAKSHIRVGTFQFAAARGEVDDLKALADYAIERHEPDLHGEQQPYLSFLYRVIEKQAHLIAQWQLVGFVHGVMNTDNMAISGETIDYGPCAFLDAYDPSAVFSSIDTQGRYAYGNQPYSANWNVARFAEALLPLLSENQEQAVAIAQQAIEAFTPLYKQYWLEGMRTKLGLLQEGEEDGAFVNQLLAIMSEYKLDYTNTFRQLSTGEKLASTVEDDGHYQEWKKEWQRRLDEQPFKREEAVQTMLATNPYVIPRNEHMERVLNDAVEKNDATLLKKFLSALSNPFIETDEGKEFTAVSTNVKPYITYCGT, from the coding sequence ATGGGCAGTTCGAATAACGAAACAAATTGGCGTTTAGATACTAGTTATAAACAACTACCTGAAGCCTTTTATAGTAAGCAATCGTTTAATGAAGTGCCAAACCCAGAAGTTGTTATTTTTAATGATCCATTAGCAGAGCACTTATCAATGCCTCTAGATTTTCTGAAAGCAAATGAAGGTCAAGAGCTCCTAGCAGGAAATCAATTGCCCGATGGACGAGAAGGGCTGGCGCAAGCTTATGCAGGACATCAATTCGGACATTTTACGATGCTTGGCGATGGGAGAGCGCTTCTTTTAGGTGAACACATAACGCCTGAGGGAGAGCGTGTGGACGTTCAATTAAAAGGGTCAGGACGAACGGTGTTTTCACGTGGTGGCGATGGAAGGGCCGCACTTGGTCCAATGCTTAGAGAATATATTATGAGTGAAGGCATGCATGGGTTAGGCATTCCTACTACAAGAAGCTTAGCTGTTATGAAAACAGGCCAATACGTGAGGCGAGAGGAACGGTTGCCCGGTGCCGTTCTCACGCGTATCGCAAAGAGCCATATTCGCGTTGGGACGTTTCAATTTGCAGCTGCACGAGGAGAAGTAGATGATCTTAAAGCATTAGCAGATTATGCAATTGAACGTCATGAACCAGATTTGCATGGGGAGCAACAACCATATCTATCGTTCCTCTATCGAGTGATCGAAAAACAAGCGCACTTAATCGCGCAATGGCAGCTTGTCGGTTTTGTTCATGGTGTCATGAATACAGATAACATGGCAATCAGTGGTGAAACCATTGACTATGGCCCGTGTGCATTTCTAGATGCGTATGATCCATCAGCAGTATTTAGTTCAATTGACACGCAAGGACGCTATGCATATGGCAATCAACCTTATAGCGCGAACTGGAATGTAGCCAGATTTGCTGAAGCGCTCTTACCTTTGCTGTCAGAAAATCAAGAGCAAGCTGTAGCAATAGCGCAACAAGCCATTGAAGCATTTACGCCTCTTTATAAACAGTACTGGCTAGAAGGAATGCGGACAAAATTAGGATTGTTACAAGAGGGAGAGGAAGACGGAGCATTTGTTAACCAACTCCTCGCTATTATGAGCGAGTATAAACTTGACTACACGAATACGTTTCGACAGTTAAGTACTGGAGAGAAGCTAGCTTCAACTGTAGAAGACGATGGTCATTATCAAGAGTGGAAGAAAGAGTGGCAACGTCGTTTGGACGAGCAACCCTTTAAGCGAGAAGAAGCGGTACAAACCATGTTAGCAACGAATCCTTATGTTATTCCAAGAAATGAACATATGGAGCGCGTGCTTAATGATGCCGTAGAAAAAAATGATGCCACCTTGCTGAAGAAATTTTTGTCTGCACTGAGCAATCCATTTATAGAAACAGATGAAGGAAAAGAGTTTACAGCAGTATCAACAAACGTCAAACCTTACATCACGTATTGCGGCACATAA
- a CDS encoding FGGY-family carbohydrate kinase, with translation MMMRYVLGIDNGGTLTKAALYDLSGKEIQIAMKKTRMITTQPYHTERDCEELWQANLMVIREVLASANINTEDIIGISITGHGNGLYVANERGEPTYNGIISTDQRAMTYVEQWKQDGRFEREVLPKTMQSVWAGQPVSLLAWLKDHQPDVLKETAYIFMVKDYIRFKLTGEAYFEETDASGTSLLNVRDRCYDRELLSFFEIEEVYEKLPPLKRSTECCGHITETVAQLTGLKAGTPVAGGIFDISASAIASGLVREDQLCIVAGTWSINEYITTKPVIDKHLFMTSIYCMEGYWLTTEASPTSASNLEWYIDEWMTQEKVETERQGRSIYDECNELVAKTKAEDSQLLFLPFLFGSNTVANASSCFIGLSSWHTKAYILRAIYEGVVFSHLAHVKQLLQYRKAPTSVRVAGGVTKSDVWVQMFADALQLPLEIVDVQEHGTLGTAMCAAVMVGAYESIEEASTSMVNVARRIEPNLGKANVYQQKFKLYQQTVEKMEQVWALGARQWT, from the coding sequence ATGATGATGCGCTATGTGTTAGGGATTGATAATGGTGGAACGTTGACAAAAGCAGCTCTCTACGATTTATCAGGGAAAGAAATTCAAATCGCAATGAAAAAGACGCGAATGATCACCACACAGCCTTATCATACAGAACGAGATTGCGAAGAGCTATGGCAAGCAAACCTGATGGTTATTCGTGAAGTCCTAGCTTCAGCGAACATCAATACAGAGGACATTATTGGGATTTCCATTACAGGGCATGGAAACGGTTTGTATGTAGCAAACGAACGAGGAGAACCGACATACAACGGAATTATTTCTACTGATCAGAGAGCAATGACTTACGTGGAACAGTGGAAGCAAGATGGACGATTTGAACGAGAGGTTTTACCGAAAACGATGCAATCGGTTTGGGCAGGGCAACCTGTATCATTACTTGCTTGGTTAAAAGATCACCAACCGGATGTACTTAAGGAAACGGCGTATATTTTCATGGTGAAAGATTATATTCGATTTAAGTTAACAGGAGAAGCATATTTTGAAGAAACAGATGCATCCGGGACAAGTTTACTTAACGTACGAGATCGTTGTTATGATCGTGAATTGCTATCATTTTTTGAGATTGAGGAGGTATATGAAAAACTTCCCCCATTAAAAAGGTCAACCGAATGTTGTGGCCATATCACGGAAACCGTCGCACAATTAACTGGTTTAAAAGCAGGTACGCCGGTGGCAGGAGGGATTTTTGACATTTCCGCATCAGCGATTGCTTCAGGCTTAGTACGAGAAGATCAATTGTGCATCGTAGCCGGTACATGGAGTATTAATGAATACATCACAACAAAACCTGTTATTGATAAACATTTATTTATGACATCCATTTACTGTATGGAAGGATACTGGTTAACAACGGAAGCGAGCCCAACGTCAGCGAGTAATTTGGAGTGGTATATTGACGAATGGATGACGCAAGAAAAGGTTGAGACAGAGCGACAAGGGCGCTCTATTTATGACGAGTGTAACGAGCTTGTGGCGAAAACTAAGGCTGAAGATAGTCAGTTATTGTTTTTACCGTTCCTTTTCGGATCAAATACAGTGGCAAATGCGAGTTCGTGCTTTATTGGTCTTTCAAGCTGGCATACAAAAGCGTATATATTGCGCGCAATTTATGAAGGTGTTGTGTTTAGCCACTTAGCTCATGTCAAGCAACTTTTGCAGTATCGAAAAGCGCCAACTTCCGTTCGTGTCGCAGGTGGTGTAACAAAGTCAGATGTTTGGGTGCAAATGTTTGCCGATGCGCTACAGCTTCCATTAGAAATTGTTGATGTACAGGAACATGGAACGTTAGGGACTGCGATGTGTGCAGCTGTAATGGTAGGGGCGTATGAATCAATAGAAGAGGCATCTACTTCAATGGTTAATGTGGCACGACGAATTGAACCAAATCTAGGAAAAGCGAATGTCTATCAGCAAAAATTCAAGCTTTATCAGCAGACTGTCGAGAAAATGGAACAAGTATGGGCGTTAGGAGCGAGGCAATGGACTTAG
- a CDS encoding DUF779 domain-containing protein, which translates to MVDKVTATETAIAFLEVLKDKHGPLMFHQSGGCCDGSSPMCYQAGEFLVGDSDILLGKIADTPFYMSKVQYEYWKHTQIIVDVVDGRGGMFSIEGPEGKRFLTRSRVFTEEERAAL; encoded by the coding sequence GTGGTTGACAAAGTAACAGCAACAGAAACAGCGATCGCCTTCTTGGAAGTATTAAAAGATAAACATGGTCCGCTTATGTTCCATCAATCAGGTGGATGTTGTGATGGGAGCTCTCCCATGTGTTATCAAGCAGGTGAATTTCTTGTCGGAGACAGTGATATTCTACTTGGAAAGATTGCAGACACTCCTTTTTACATGAGTAAAGTTCAATATGAATATTGGAAGCATACACAAATTATTGTTGATGTCGTCGATGGACGTGGAGGGATGTTTTCAATAGAAGGACCAGAGGGGAAACGTTTTTTAACTCGGTCAAGAGTATTTACAGAGGAAGAACGAGCTGCATTATAA
- a CDS encoding aldehyde dehydrogenase family protein, which produces MIYANPNQEGSLVSFKQKYDNYINGEWTAPVRGQYFENISPVTGEVFCELARSTSEDIELALDAAHEAKVSWGKTSPAERANVLNRIADRIEDNSEMLAVAETWDNGKAVRETLAADVPLMVDHFRYFAATIRAQEGSLSQLDEDTVAYHFHEPLGVVGQIIPWNFPLLMATWKLAPALAAGNCVVLKPAEQTPASIMVLLELIGDLLPKGVVNVVNGFGVEAGKPLASNPRIAKIAFTGETTTGRLIMQYASQNIIPVTLELGGKSPNIFFKDIMDEDDDFLDKAVEGFVMFALNQGEVCTCPSRALIDESIYDAFMERALKRVKEIKIGNPLDTETMMGAQASSEQMEKILSYIDIGKQEGAEILTGGAQNKLEGNENGYYIQPTVFKGTNQMRIFQEEIFGPVVSVTTFKTADEALEIANDTLYGLGAGVWTRNMNQAYRFGRSIEAGRVWTNCYHAYPAHAAFGGYKNSGIGRENHKMMLDHYQQTKNLLVSYGTSPMGLF; this is translated from the coding sequence ATGATTTATGCAAATCCGAATCAAGAAGGATCACTCGTTTCATTTAAACAGAAATATGATAACTATATTAATGGTGAATGGACGGCGCCTGTTAGAGGTCAATACTTTGAAAACATCTCGCCCGTTACAGGGGAAGTGTTTTGTGAATTAGCCCGCTCAACGTCAGAAGACATTGAATTAGCGCTAGATGCAGCGCATGAGGCAAAGGTGAGTTGGGGGAAAACCTCGCCAGCGGAGCGCGCCAACGTGTTAAACAGGATAGCGGATCGAATTGAAGACAATAGTGAAATGCTTGCTGTAGCAGAGACTTGGGACAATGGAAAAGCGGTTCGAGAAACGTTAGCGGCAGATGTACCGTTAATGGTCGATCACTTCCGCTATTTTGCTGCGACGATTCGTGCACAAGAAGGGAGTTTAAGTCAGCTAGATGAGGATACGGTAGCTTACCATTTTCATGAGCCATTAGGCGTTGTTGGACAAATTATTCCGTGGAATTTTCCATTGCTAATGGCGACGTGGAAACTTGCTCCAGCTCTGGCTGCCGGTAATTGTGTCGTTTTAAAACCAGCAGAACAAACGCCAGCATCAATTATGGTGTTGCTTGAGTTAATTGGAGACCTTTTACCTAAAGGTGTAGTTAACGTTGTGAATGGTTTTGGTGTAGAAGCTGGAAAGCCACTTGCGTCAAATCCAAGAATCGCAAAAATTGCATTTACTGGAGAAACGACAACAGGTCGATTAATTATGCAATATGCGTCACAAAATATTATCCCGGTTACGCTCGAATTAGGTGGGAAGTCACCAAATATCTTTTTTAAAGATATTATGGATGAAGACGATGATTTCTTAGATAAAGCAGTAGAAGGGTTTGTGATGTTTGCGCTTAATCAAGGTGAAGTTTGTACATGTCCATCTCGAGCCTTAATTGATGAATCTATTTATGATGCGTTTATGGAACGGGCCCTTAAACGAGTGAAGGAAATTAAGATTGGGAATCCACTTGATACAGAAACCATGATGGGGGCACAGGCATCTTCTGAACAAATGGAGAAGATTCTTTCTTATATAGACATCGGGAAACAAGAAGGTGCTGAAATTCTAACTGGAGGAGCGCAAAATAAGCTTGAAGGAAATGAAAATGGCTATTATATTCAGCCAACCGTTTTTAAAGGAACAAATCAAATGCGTATTTTCCAAGAAGAAATTTTTGGTCCTGTTGTCTCCGTTACGACATTTAAAACGGCAGACGAAGCGCTAGAAATTGCTAATGATACATTATATGGCTTAGGTGCTGGCGTTTGGACGCGTAATATGAACCAAGCTTATCGCTTTGGACGCAGTATTGAAGCTGGTCGAGTTTGGACGAATTGCTACCATGCGTATCCCGCCCATGCTGCATTTGGCGGCTATAAAAACTCAGGTATTGGTCGGGAAAATCATAAGATGATGTTGGATCATTATCAGCAAACGAAGAACTTATTAGTCAGTTATGGTACTAGTCCGATGGGGCTTTTCTAA
- a CDS encoding SDR family NAD(P)-dependent oxidoreductase — MDLGLSGKHAIVTGGSRGVGKEIALSLAEEGAQVTLTYQGQREKADKVVGEIQANGGNAYAVKMDLADSTSIQALFQQATRHVGSVDILINNAGVWPKGYVKNLTLSDWTDAINKNLTSVFLLSQLFVQHCLQHEKRGKVLNITSQAAFHGATTGHAHYAASKSGILGFARSLAREHASDGITINNLALGIVETDMIRSSLQEKEDYYLSRIPLGRVAQPKEIADIATFLVSEKANYLTGSTFDATGGMLMR, encoded by the coding sequence ATGGACTTAGGATTAAGTGGAAAGCATGCAATTGTGACCGGGGGATCAAGGGGCGTCGGCAAAGAAATCGCTTTATCTTTAGCAGAAGAAGGCGCACAAGTTACGCTGACGTATCAAGGTCAGCGTGAAAAGGCAGATAAAGTTGTAGGGGAAATTCAAGCAAACGGTGGAAATGCGTATGCTGTGAAGATGGATCTTGCTGATTCGACGAGTATACAGGCATTGTTCCAACAGGCAACTAGACATGTAGGTTCGGTTGACATTCTCATTAATAATGCGGGGGTATGGCCAAAAGGATATGTGAAAAATCTGACATTGTCAGACTGGACAGATGCAATCAATAAGAATTTAACGAGTGTTTTCCTGTTAAGCCAGTTGTTTGTCCAGCATTGTCTTCAACATGAAAAAAGAGGGAAAGTTTTAAATATCACGTCGCAGGCAGCTTTTCATGGTGCCACGACTGGGCATGCTCATTATGCTGCAAGCAAATCAGGGATTCTAGGGTTTGCACGGTCACTCGCTCGAGAACATGCGTCAGACGGGATTACGATCAATAATCTTGCATTAGGCATTGTCGAAACGGATATGATTCGGTCATCGTTGCAGGAAAAAGAAGATTATTATTTAAGCCGGATTCCTCTTGGGCGAGTCGCGCAACCAAAAGAAATTGCAGACATCGCAACGTTTTTAGTATCAGAAAAAGCGAACTACTTAACTGGCTCCACCTTTGACGCAACAGGTGGAATGTTAATGCGTTAA
- a CDS encoding class F sortase yields MQIRPLVVVILSFLTLIGCSTSAEEPSTSQSSAQNEIEPPVEIEAEQTIAEEFTIDQETLDAAHAELNKQSELFPSELRIPALDVSAPITEVGLLENGQMGVPDNGTDVGWYEPGTKPGGRGNAVLAGHVDDNNGPAVFFYLGDLEEDQSIFVTDEDGEELEFTVDKIESYPYDDAPLTEIFGSTDNKQLNLITCTGTFDRQTGNHDERLVVYTSLVEDTNSEEVPTEPTELAIQGNLLSWYAVRDDYIAGYRIYEVSENGKETYVASVSQQERKSFLIDNDDVDYTVKTVDYFGNESKQAQEKGEA; encoded by the coding sequence GTGCAAATAAGACCACTCGTTGTAGTCATCTTATCATTTCTGACGCTCATAGGATGTAGTACGTCTGCAGAAGAACCATCCACCTCCCAATCTTCAGCACAAAATGAAATTGAACCGCCCGTTGAAATTGAAGCGGAACAAACCATTGCGGAGGAATTTACGATTGATCAAGAGACATTGGATGCCGCTCATGCTGAGCTAAACAAACAAAGCGAGCTGTTCCCTTCTGAATTAAGAATTCCCGCACTCGATGTTTCAGCGCCAATTACAGAAGTGGGTCTCTTAGAAAATGGACAAATGGGTGTTCCTGATAACGGAACCGATGTTGGTTGGTATGAACCAGGAACAAAACCTGGTGGCCGTGGAAATGCTGTTTTGGCAGGACATGTTGATGATAATAATGGTCCAGCAGTATTTTTTTATTTAGGTGATTTAGAAGAAGATCAATCCATTTTCGTGACCGATGAAGATGGGGAAGAATTAGAATTTACGGTTGATAAAATTGAAAGCTATCCGTATGATGACGCACCACTAACAGAGATATTCGGATCAACAGATAACAAACAACTCAATTTAATTACGTGTACAGGTACATTTGATCGGCAAACAGGCAATCACGATGAACGCCTTGTTGTTTATACTTCATTAGTGGAAGATACAAATAGTGAAGAAGTCCCTACCGAGCCTACGGAACTAGCTATTCAAGGAAATCTATTATCATGGTATGCCGTTCGTGATGACTACATCGCAGGCTATCGGATTTATGAAGTCAGCGAAAATGGGAAAGAAACCTATGTTGCTAGTGTATCTCAGCAAGAAAGAAAATCTTTTCTCATCGATAACGACGATGTTGACTATACAGTAAAAACCGTTGATTATTTTGGAAATGAATCCAAACAAGCACAAGAAAAAGGAGAGGCTTAA
- a CDS encoding class I fructose-bisphosphate aldolase, with amino-acid sequence MTKARRLHQIFAKDGKSLTLALDGYYFSTNTNGIDTVIKQMPQLIENGLDAALVTYGLAKRYSEWFHDVGLVVRADISTSVYDSSVPNTASLLTVEDALRLGADGIIAMTFPGAHNEADTHQAAWALAKDADQWNLPFICESLPNGYAVTDKNSNDPYVIASAARIAVELGADIVKTRYSGGVDDWVIAEQAQVPVLALGGPKTKDVKAYLSFVKHCMDNGAKGVAVGRNIIQSENPAGLVAALNCLIHEDGEIDYAYQLYRNH; translated from the coding sequence ATGACAAAAGCGCGTCGATTACATCAAATCTTTGCAAAAGATGGAAAGTCGTTAACGTTAGCGTTGGATGGCTATTATTTTTCAACGAATACAAACGGGATTGATACAGTTATCAAGCAAATGCCCCAACTTATTGAAAATGGATTGGATGCGGCTTTAGTCACGTACGGGCTGGCAAAACGTTATTCGGAGTGGTTTCATGACGTTGGATTGGTGGTTCGGGCAGACATATCAACAAGTGTTTATGATTCATCCGTTCCAAACACAGCCTCTCTATTAACGGTAGAAGATGCGTTGCGACTTGGAGCAGATGGCATCATAGCCATGACGTTTCCAGGTGCCCATAATGAAGCAGACACACATCAAGCAGCATGGGCATTAGCTAAGGATGCAGATCAGTGGAATCTTCCGTTTATTTGTGAATCTTTGCCGAATGGTTACGCCGTTACCGATAAAAATTCCAATGATCCCTATGTCATTGCATCAGCTGCACGAATTGCTGTTGAGTTAGGGGCTGATATTGTTAAGACCCGTTACTCTGGTGGGGTGGATGATTGGGTCATTGCCGAACAAGCGCAAGTCCCTGTTTTAGCATTAGGTGGACCAAAGACAAAAGATGTAAAGGCCTACTTATCGTTTGTGAAGCACTGTATGGATAATGGCGCAAAAGGGGTTGCTGTAGGTCGGAATATTATTCAAAGCGAAAATCCAGCAGGGCTTGTTGCTGCATTGAATTGCTTAATTCATGAAGATGGAGAGATTGACTACGCGTACCAGTTGTATAGAAATCATTAA
- a CDS encoding 2-hydroxyacid dehydrogenase, with the protein MKCLAIADLLISQDMLKQGLATLEEKGIEVTIREWHHEQVEDLQKDNLRIEQYGADAVMLPETLTRDIDQYDLILTQFAPLNRAVLAAARNVSVIGVLRGGVENIDVEAAETRGITVINTPGRNARSVAEYTVGMMIAEMRNIGRSHASIMKRNWQKDFANHDSIPELGRRTVGLIGFGHIGQLVAKCLSGFGTKILFYDPYFKGETGCIQVELDELLEASDVVSLHGRLTAETKGMMGYEQFQKMKQTAILINTARSGLVKEEALVRALQENIIAGAALDTFDYEPLKKDSRFLSLNNVTLTAHLAGSTVDAFRYTPTLLAERVMSYLDSERK; encoded by the coding sequence ATGAAATGTTTGGCGATCGCTGACTTATTAATCTCTCAAGATATGTTGAAACAAGGACTTGCAACTCTTGAAGAAAAAGGGATTGAAGTAACGATTCGAGAATGGCACCATGAACAGGTGGAAGATTTACAAAAGGATAATTTACGCATTGAACAATATGGTGCAGATGCGGTAATGTTACCTGAAACCCTTACCCGTGACATCGATCAGTATGACCTTATTTTGACTCAGTTTGCGCCTTTAAATCGTGCTGTTCTTGCGGCAGCCCGCAATGTATCCGTCATCGGTGTGCTCCGTGGAGGAGTAGAGAATATTGATGTGGAAGCAGCTGAAACAAGAGGAATTACAGTCATAAATACGCCAGGGCGAAATGCACGAAGCGTAGCTGAATACACAGTTGGAATGATGATTGCAGAGATGCGAAACATAGGGCGTTCTCATGCTTCCATCATGAAAAGAAATTGGCAAAAAGACTTTGCTAATCATGATTCTATCCCAGAATTAGGTCGGCGAACGGTTGGCTTAATTGGATTTGGTCATATTGGTCAACTTGTTGCAAAATGCTTAAGCGGATTTGGAACGAAGATTCTTTTTTATGATCCGTATTTTAAAGGGGAAACAGGATGTATTCAGGTTGAGTTAGATGAATTGTTAGAAGCGTCTGATGTCGTGAGTTTACATGGGCGGTTAACCGCTGAAACAAAAGGAATGATGGGCTATGAACAATTTCAAAAAATGAAACAAACGGCGATTCTGATTAATACCGCCCGGTCAGGTCTAGTAAAAGAAGAAGCGTTAGTCAGAGCTTTGCAAGAAAATATAATAGCTGGTGCAGCGCTAGATACGTTCGACTATGAACCTTTAAAGAAAGACAGTCGTTTTCTCTCACTAAATAATGTCACTTTAACGGCTCATTTAGCGGGTAGTACAGTCGATGCCTTTCGCTACACACCTACATTACTAGCTGAACGGGTTATGTCTTATCTAGATAGCGAACGTAAATAA
- a CDS encoding RNA polymerase sigma factor, whose protein sequence is MMPEHDVELYKKLRRGEKEALEQMYDKYSKLLFSFTFKMTEEKQLAEEIVQEVFIKVWTQKSSYDETKGKFSSWLLTMTRNTVIDHIRKKRETASEIATKEMTEDPDPSVEDQVEWKEKRAVVRRAISQLKREQQKVITLFYYQGLSQQKIADSCDLPLGTVKGRIRLALKHLKETIQDIEQNGGIIHE, encoded by the coding sequence ATGATGCCCGAACATGATGTAGAGCTCTATAAGAAGCTCAGGCGTGGAGAAAAAGAGGCGCTCGAACAAATGTATGATAAATACAGTAAGCTTCTCTTTTCTTTCACCTTTAAGATGACGGAAGAAAAACAATTGGCCGAAGAAATTGTTCAGGAAGTTTTTATAAAAGTGTGGACACAAAAAAGTTCATACGATGAAACAAAAGGAAAATTTTCTAGCTGGTTATTGACGATGACACGAAATACTGTCATTGACCATATTCGTAAGAAACGGGAAACCGCTTCTGAAATCGCGACAAAAGAAATGACAGAAGATCCTGATCCGAGCGTGGAAGATCAGGTGGAATGGAAAGAAAAACGGGCTGTCGTCAGAAGAGCGATTAGCCAGTTAAAACGAGAACAACAAAAGGTCATTACCTTATTTTATTATCAAGGCTTGTCGCAGCAGAAGATTGCTGATTCTTGCGACCTCCCCTTAGGTACGGTTAAAGGAAGGATTCGACTTGCATTAAAACATCTGAAAGAAACTATCCAAGACATTGAACAGAATGGAGGGATCATTCATGAGTGA